One genomic region from Cellulomonas fengjieae encodes:
- a CDS encoding DUF4233 domain-containing protein, translating to MSSTDPGAGQAVRRKRAAKPQFTQMILVLEAVLVFFATLVAYGLRLAEPAAIWWVGGSMSVVLLLLSGFVARPGGYVAGSIAQVLVIAAGIFVPTMYAIGGLFVVLWVVALYLGNKIDRERAEYDAAHPGAVGP from the coding sequence ATGAGCTCCACCGACCCCGGCGCCGGCCAGGCCGTACGCCGCAAGCGTGCCGCGAAGCCCCAGTTCACGCAGATGATCCTCGTCCTCGAGGCCGTCCTCGTGTTCTTCGCGACGCTCGTGGCGTACGGCCTGCGGCTCGCCGAGCCCGCCGCGATCTGGTGGGTGGGGGGCAGCATGTCCGTGGTCCTGCTCCTGCTGTCCGGGTTCGTGGCCCGGCCCGGTGGCTACGTGGCGGGCTCCATCGCCCAGGTCCTCGTCATCGCCGCCGGGATCTTCGTGCCCACCATGTACGCCATCGGCGGGCTCTTCGTCGTGCTGTGGGTCGTGGCCCTGTACCTGGGCAACAAGATCGACCGCGAGCGGGCGGAGTACGACGCCGCGCACCCGGGGGCCGTCGGGCCGTGA
- a CDS encoding TetR/AcrR family transcriptional regulator produces the protein MHPVQNDAVETPTLGLRERKKLARREALIDATHRLVAEHGLDAVTVEAICEEAGVSTRTFFNYFETKDDAVLGHTPWPVDSPAAETFASGGPTGHLLADLQVFVNSLLTAAPIGRERLAVGLELAAREPRLLARHMAWMEQHRGQLCVLVDRRLGEASPYSAEMVGATLLFLTHATFLRWDAAGGTGDASEQVGAVVADLRSILSD, from the coding sequence ATGCACCCCGTGCAGAACGATGCGGTCGAGACCCCGACGCTCGGCCTGCGCGAGCGCAAGAAGCTCGCGCGGCGCGAGGCGCTCATCGACGCGACCCATCGACTCGTCGCGGAGCACGGCCTCGACGCGGTCACCGTCGAGGCGATCTGCGAGGAGGCGGGCGTCTCCACGCGCACGTTCTTCAACTACTTCGAGACGAAGGACGATGCCGTGCTCGGCCACACCCCGTGGCCGGTCGACTCGCCGGCGGCGGAGACGTTCGCGTCGGGTGGCCCCACGGGCCACCTGCTCGCCGACCTGCAGGTGTTCGTCAACTCCTTGCTGACCGCCGCACCGATCGGGCGCGAGCGGCTCGCCGTGGGCCTGGAGCTGGCCGCCCGGGAGCCGCGCCTGCTCGCCCGGCACATGGCCTGGATGGAGCAGCACAGGGGGCAGCTCTGCGTCCTGGTGGACAGGCGGCTGGGCGAGGCCTCGCCGTACTCCGCCGAGATGGTCGGCGCGACGCTGCTCTTCCTGACCCACGCCACCTTCCTGCGCTGGGACGCCGCCGGCGGGACCGGTGACGCGAGCGAGCAGGTCGGCGCCGTCGTCGCCGACCTGCGCTCGATCCTCTCCGACTGA
- the dhaK gene encoding dihydroxyacetone kinase subunit DhaK codes for MKKLINDPQTVVAESLEGFGAAHPDVVTVHADPWFVTRAGGTTPGKVGLVSGGGSGHEPLHAGFVGVGMLDAAVPGAVFTSPTPDQIAPAFQAADAGAGVLAIVKNYTGDVLNFEMAAEVADDVTVRTVVVNDDVAVEDSLYTAGRRGVAGTVAVEKIAGAAAERGDDLDAVAAVAERVVANVRSMGVALTACTVPHAGRPSFDLPDDEIEIGIGIHGEPGRRRVPLAGADEITDMLLEPVVDDLELSGGERVLLFVNGMGGTPASELYVVYRRARAVLEERGVEVARSLVGNYVTSLEMQGASVTVLRLDDELAALWDAPVHTAALRW; via the coding sequence GTGAAGAAGCTCATCAACGACCCGCAGACGGTCGTGGCCGAGTCGCTCGAGGGCTTCGGGGCGGCACACCCCGACGTCGTGACCGTCCACGCGGACCCGTGGTTCGTCACGCGGGCCGGCGGCACCACGCCCGGCAAGGTCGGGCTCGTCAGCGGGGGTGGCAGCGGGCACGAGCCGCTGCACGCGGGCTTCGTGGGTGTCGGCATGCTGGACGCCGCCGTGCCCGGGGCGGTCTTCACGTCGCCCACGCCGGACCAGATCGCCCCGGCGTTCCAGGCGGCCGACGCAGGCGCCGGCGTCCTCGCGATCGTGAAGAACTACACGGGCGACGTGCTGAACTTCGAGATGGCCGCCGAGGTCGCGGACGACGTCACCGTCCGTACGGTCGTCGTGAACGACGACGTCGCCGTCGAGGACTCGCTCTACACGGCCGGGCGGCGCGGGGTGGCCGGCACCGTCGCCGTCGAGAAGATCGCCGGTGCGGCCGCGGAGCGCGGCGACGACCTGGACGCGGTCGCCGCGGTCGCCGAGCGGGTCGTCGCGAACGTGCGCTCCATGGGCGTCGCGCTCACCGCGTGCACGGTCCCGCACGCGGGCAGGCCGAGCTTCGACCTGCCGGACGACGAGATCGAGATCGGCATCGGCATCCACGGGGAGCCCGGCCGCCGGCGCGTCCCGCTGGCGGGGGCCGACGAGATCACCGACATGCTGCTGGAGCCCGTGGTGGACGACCTGGAGCTGTCCGGCGGCGAGCGGGTGCTGCTCTTCGTCAACGGCATGGGCGGCACACCAGCCTCCGAGCTCTACGTCGTCTATCGTCGGGCTCGCGCGGTGCTGGAGGAGCGTGGGGTCGAGGTGGCCCGTTCACTCGTCGGCAACTACGTGACATCGCTGGAGATGCAGGGTGCGTCGGTCACCGTCCTCCGCCTGGACGACGAGCTGGCCGCCCTGTGGGACGCCCCGGTGCACACCGCCGCCCTGCGGTGGTGA
- a CDS encoding bifunctional folylpolyglutamate synthase/dihydrofolate synthase produces MSPREHGTGADHLRHEAEKQARAAADEVYQGILARAPEHEIDPSFDRTLAVMELLGDPQKAYRVVHITGTNGKTSTARMVERLVREHGLRTGRFTSPHLSRVTERIVIDGEPISDERFVEIWQDVAPYVHLVDQRSAEKGQPRLSFFEVFTVMAFAAFADAPVDVAVIEVGMGGTWDSTNVADGEVAIITPIAMDHERYLGDTLLDIASVKAGIVKDGATLVLAAQQEDVEGVVLAAAAERGARVVREGVDIAVGERQVAVGGQLITLQSLGGTYTEIFLPLHGEFQAHNALLALTATEVLLTGGRALDPGIVEVAFADVDSPGRLEVVRSSPTIIVDGAHNPAGVEALVEAVEEAFEFHRLVGIVGVMADKDPEGILSLLEPMLAEVVITRASNTRALEVDDLAEVAVDIFGEDRVHVAERLSDALDLAVSRAESEAERGSGVLVTGSILLVAEARRLLGRT; encoded by the coding sequence ATGAGCCCGCGCGAGCACGGCACGGGGGCGGACCACCTCCGCCACGAGGCGGAGAAGCAGGCCAGGGCGGCGGCAGACGAGGTGTACCAGGGCATCCTCGCGCGTGCGCCCGAGCACGAGATCGACCCCTCCTTCGACCGGACGCTCGCCGTGATGGAGCTGCTCGGCGACCCGCAGAAGGCGTACCGGGTGGTCCACATCACGGGGACCAACGGCAAGACGTCGACGGCGCGCATGGTCGAGCGGCTGGTCCGCGAGCACGGTCTGCGCACCGGCCGGTTCACCAGCCCGCACCTGTCGCGCGTCACCGAGCGCATCGTCATCGACGGAGAGCCCATCAGCGACGAGCGGTTCGTCGAGATCTGGCAGGACGTCGCGCCGTACGTCCACCTGGTCGACCAGCGCTCGGCGGAGAAGGGGCAGCCGCGGCTGTCGTTCTTCGAGGTGTTCACGGTCATGGCGTTCGCGGCGTTCGCGGACGCGCCGGTCGACGTGGCGGTGATCGAGGTCGGCATGGGCGGTACCTGGGACTCGACCAACGTGGCCGACGGCGAGGTCGCGATCATCACGCCGATCGCGATGGACCACGAGCGCTACCTCGGCGACACGCTCCTGGACATCGCGTCGGTCAAGGCGGGCATCGTCAAGGACGGGGCGACCCTCGTGCTGGCCGCCCAGCAGGAGGACGTCGAGGGTGTCGTGCTCGCCGCGGCGGCCGAGCGGGGCGCCCGCGTGGTGCGCGAGGGCGTGGACATCGCGGTCGGGGAGCGGCAGGTGGCCGTCGGCGGCCAGCTCATCACGCTGCAGTCGCTGGGCGGCACCTACACCGAGATCTTCCTGCCGCTGCACGGCGAGTTCCAGGCGCACAACGCCCTGCTCGCCCTCACCGCCACGGAGGTGCTCCTGACGGGCGGCCGTGCGCTGGACCCGGGCATCGTCGAGGTGGCGTTCGCCGACGTGGACTCGCCCGGGCGGCTCGAGGTCGTGCGCTCCAGCCCGACGATCATCGTCGACGGCGCGCACAACCCGGCCGGCGTCGAGGCCCTCGTCGAGGCGGTCGAGGAGGCGTTCGAGTTCCACCGCCTCGTGGGCATCGTCGGGGTCATGGCGGACAAGGACCCGGAGGGCATCCTGTCCCTGCTGGAGCCGATGCTCGCCGAGGTCGTCATCACGCGTGCGTCGAACACACGCGCGCTCGAGGTCGACGACCTCGCCGAGGTCGCGGTCGACATCTTCGGGGAGGACCGCGTGCACGTGGCCGAGCGGCTCAGCGACGCCCTCGACCTCGCGGTGTCCCGCGCCGAGAGCGAGGCCGAGCGAGGGTCGGGCGTGCTCGTCACCGGCTCGATCCTGCTGGTAGCCGAGGCCCGCCGGCTCCTGGGGCGCACCTGA
- the ileS gene encoding isoleucine--tRNA ligase, with product MAYPLHRQSDVPSSPDLPTLEKDVLAYWAADGTFQASIDARDAGENGSNEFVFYDGPPFANGLPHYGHLLTGYAKDVVPRYQTMRGHRVERRFGWDTHGLPAELETQRLLGITDTSQIEEMGLAAFNQACRESVLRYTGEWRDYVTRQARWVDFDHDYKTLDVTFMESVIWAFKRLYDQDMAYEGYRVLPYCWRDETPLSNHELRMDDDVYQSRQDPALTVGLRLETGELALIWTTTPWTLPSNLAVAVGPDVDYVVVEPGPDSALAGERVVLAAARLGAYAKELGEATVVATVTGRDLAGRRYTPPFDYFAGRENAHQVLLADFVTTEDGSGIVHLAPAFGEDDMVACDAAGITPVVPVDSQGRFTTEVPDYVGQLVFDANKPITADLKAGTGPLARVPEAQRAVLVRHETYEHSYPHCWRCRNPLIYKAVTSWFVRVSDFRDRMVELNQDITWTPEHIKDGQFGKWLSNARDWSISRNRYWGTPIPVWVSDDPTYPRTDVYGSLAELEADFGRVPTNEAGEPDLHRPFIDELTRPNPDDPTGASTMRRIPDILDVWFDSGSMPFAQVHYPFENADWFEHHYPGDFIVEYIGQTRGWFYTLHVLATALFDRPAFRNCMCHGIVLGDDGRKASKSLRNFPDPVEMWDVYGSDAVRWFLMSSSILRGGNLIVGEEGIRESVRQVLLPLWSTYYFFTLYAGAADGGAGYTARRVDAERAATLAPMDRYVLARTRALVERTTAQLDAYEIAEACESVREHLDVLTNWYVRTQRDRFWAEDADAFDTLWTSLELLTRVMAPLAPLVTEEVWRGLTGGRSVHLTDWPSADVLPADPALVAAMDQVRAVTSTALGLRKAAGMRVRQPLRSLTVAVDDAEALAPYVDLLAAELNVKRVDLVTADADTAERFGITQRLAVNARAAGPRLGRGVQAVIKASRAGAWRVEGDTVVVTTDDGDVALEPAEYELTTVVAGGEAAGTTAAAVLPGGGFAVLDLTLDDDLRAEGYARDVVRVVQDARKAAGLQVGDRILLTIDVPAEHVAAVEQHLDTIARETLAVSVELETGPALRATVEAVDAGGYEA from the coding sequence GTGGCCTACCCGCTGCACCGCCAGTCCGACGTCCCGTCCTCCCCGGACCTGCCGACGCTCGAGAAGGACGTCCTCGCCTACTGGGCGGCGGACGGCACCTTCCAGGCGTCGATCGACGCCCGCGACGCCGGCGAGAACGGCAGCAACGAGTTCGTCTTCTACGACGGACCCCCGTTCGCCAACGGGCTGCCGCACTACGGCCACCTGCTGACCGGCTACGCCAAGGACGTCGTGCCGCGCTACCAGACCATGCGCGGCCACCGCGTCGAGCGCCGGTTCGGCTGGGACACCCACGGACTGCCCGCCGAGCTCGAGACCCAGCGGCTGCTGGGCATCACGGACACCTCGCAGATCGAGGAGATGGGCCTGGCCGCGTTCAACCAGGCCTGCCGCGAGTCGGTGCTGCGCTACACGGGCGAGTGGCGCGACTACGTGACCCGGCAGGCGCGGTGGGTCGACTTCGACCACGACTACAAGACGCTCGACGTCACGTTCATGGAGTCGGTGATCTGGGCGTTCAAGCGCCTCTACGACCAGGACATGGCGTACGAGGGCTACCGCGTCCTGCCGTACTGCTGGCGCGACGAGACCCCGCTGTCCAACCACGAGCTGCGGATGGACGACGACGTCTACCAGTCGCGCCAGGACCCGGCGCTGACGGTCGGCCTGCGGCTGGAGACCGGCGAGCTCGCCCTGATCTGGACCACGACACCGTGGACGCTGCCCAGCAACCTGGCGGTCGCCGTCGGGCCGGACGTCGACTACGTGGTCGTCGAGCCGGGACCCGACTCGGCGCTCGCGGGGGAGCGCGTGGTGCTCGCAGCCGCCCGCCTGGGGGCCTACGCCAAGGAGCTCGGGGAGGCCACGGTCGTGGCCACCGTCACGGGACGCGATCTGGCGGGCCGTCGGTACACCCCGCCGTTCGACTACTTCGCCGGACGCGAGAACGCCCACCAGGTGCTGCTCGCCGACTTCGTCACCACCGAGGACGGCTCGGGCATCGTGCACCTGGCACCCGCCTTCGGTGAGGACGACATGGTCGCGTGCGACGCGGCCGGCATCACGCCCGTCGTCCCGGTCGACTCGCAGGGCCGGTTCACCACGGAGGTGCCGGACTACGTCGGGCAGCTGGTGTTCGACGCCAACAAGCCGATCACCGCGGACCTCAAGGCCGGCACCGGCCCGCTGGCGCGCGTCCCGGAGGCGCAGCGTGCCGTGCTGGTGCGGCACGAGACCTACGAGCACTCCTACCCGCACTGCTGGCGGTGCCGGAACCCGCTCATCTACAAGGCCGTGACCAGCTGGTTCGTGCGCGTGAGCGACTTCCGCGACCGCATGGTCGAGCTCAACCAGGACATCACCTGGACCCCCGAGCACATCAAGGACGGCCAGTTCGGCAAGTGGCTCTCGAACGCCCGTGACTGGTCCATCAGCCGCAACCGGTACTGGGGCACGCCGATCCCCGTGTGGGTCTCGGACGACCCGACGTACCCACGCACCGACGTCTACGGCTCGCTGGCCGAGCTGGAGGCCGACTTCGGCCGGGTGCCGACGAACGAGGCGGGCGAGCCGGACCTGCACCGGCCCTTCATCGACGAGCTGACGCGCCCGAACCCGGACGACCCGACGGGAGCGTCCACGATGCGGCGCATCCCCGACATCCTGGACGTGTGGTTCGACTCGGGCTCGATGCCGTTCGCCCAGGTGCACTACCCGTTCGAGAACGCCGACTGGTTCGAGCACCACTACCCGGGCGACTTCATCGTCGAGTACATCGGTCAGACGCGCGGCTGGTTCTACACGCTGCACGTGCTGGCCACGGCGCTGTTCGACCGACCGGCGTTCCGCAACTGCATGTGCCACGGCATCGTGCTGGGCGACGACGGCCGCAAGGCCAGCAAGTCGCTGCGGAACTTCCCGGACCCGGTCGAGATGTGGGACGTGTACGGCTCTGACGCCGTGCGCTGGTTCCTCATGTCCAGCTCGATCCTGCGCGGGGGCAACCTCATCGTCGGCGAGGAGGGCATCCGCGAGAGCGTGCGCCAGGTCCTGCTGCCGCTGTGGAGCACCTACTACTTCTTCACGCTCTACGCGGGCGCGGCCGACGGGGGGGCCGGCTACACGGCCCGCCGGGTCGATGCCGAGCGCGCCGCGACGCTCGCGCCGATGGACCGCTACGTCCTGGCGCGCACGCGCGCCCTCGTGGAGCGGACCACGGCGCAGCTGGACGCCTACGAGATCGCCGAGGCGTGCGAGAGCGTGCGCGAGCACCTGGACGTGCTGACCAACTGGTACGTCCGCACGCAGCGGGACCGGTTCTGGGCGGAGGACGCGGACGCGTTCGACACCCTGTGGACGTCCCTCGAGCTGCTCACGCGGGTCATGGCGCCGCTCGCACCGCTGGTCACCGAGGAGGTCTGGCGCGGCCTGACGGGCGGGCGCAGCGTTCACCTGACGGACTGGCCGTCGGCCGACGTGCTGCCGGCCGACCCGGCGCTGGTCGCGGCGATGGACCAGGTGCGGGCGGTCACGTCCACCGCGCTCGGCCTGCGCAAGGCCGCCGGGATGCGGGTGCGGCAGCCGCTGCGGAGCCTCACCGTCGCGGTCGACGACGCGGAGGCCCTGGCGCCCTACGTCGACCTGCTCGCGGCCGAGCTCAACGTCAAGCGCGTCGACCTGGTCACGGCCGATGCCGACACCGCCGAGCGGTTCGGCATCACCCAGCGTCTGGCGGTCAACGCCCGCGCGGCGGGGCCGCGGCTCGGCCGCGGGGTGCAGGCGGTCATCAAGGCGTCCCGCGCCGGGGCCTGGCGGGTGGAGGGTGACACGGTGGTCGTGACGACCGACGACGGCGACGTGGCGCTCGAGCCGGCGGAGTACGAGCTGACCACCGTCGTGGCCGGGGGCGAGGCCGCCGGCACGACGGCCGCGGCCGTGCTGCCCGGTGGCGGGTTCGCGGTGCTCGACCTCACCCTGGACGACGACCTGCGCGCCGAGGGCTACGCCCGTGACGTCGTGCGCGTCGTGCAGGACGCCCGCAAGGCCGCCGGTCTGCAGGTGGGGGACCGGATCCTGCTCACGATCGACGTGCCGGCGGAGCACGTGGCCGCCGTCGAGCAGCACCTGGACACCATCGCGCGCGAGACGCTGGCCGTCTCCGTGGAGCTCGAGACGGGGCCCGCGCTGCGGGCCACCGTGGAGGCAGTCGACGCAGGAGGGTACGAGGCATGA
- the dhaL gene encoding dihydroxyacetone kinase subunit DhaL: MTLDVAWAVDWVRRSAQTVTEHRDELIELDRQIGDGDHGENLHRGFTAVVAKLDALPAPPADIGEVLKLVATTLMSTVGGAAGPLYGTAYLRAAKATSVPQIDSPGVVAMLEAALEGIVARGKASPGEKTMVDAWAPAAEAAAAAAESGAGPAQVLAAAADAAHEGAEATIPLVATKGRASYLGERSAGHLDPGARSTELLLRAAAQAAG, translated from the coding sequence ATGACGTTGGACGTCGCGTGGGCCGTCGACTGGGTGCGGCGCTCGGCACAGACGGTGACCGAGCACCGTGACGAGCTGATCGAGCTCGACCGGCAGATCGGCGACGGCGACCACGGGGAGAACCTGCACCGCGGGTTCACCGCGGTCGTCGCCAAGCTCGACGCGCTCCCGGCTCCGCCGGCCGACATCGGGGAGGTCCTCAAGCTCGTCGCGACGACGCTGATGTCGACGGTCGGGGGCGCGGCCGGCCCGCTGTACGGCACGGCCTACCTGCGGGCGGCCAAGGCCACCTCCGTCCCGCAGATCGACAGCCCGGGGGTGGTCGCGATGCTCGAGGCGGCCCTCGAGGGCATCGTCGCCCGCGGCAAGGCCTCGCCGGGCGAGAAGACGATGGTCGACGCCTGGGCGCCTGCCGCGGAGGCAGCGGCGGCCGCCGCCGAGAGCGGGGCGGGTCCGGCGCAGGTCCTGGCGGCCGCGGCCGACGCCGCCCACGAGGGCGCGGAGGCCACCATCCCGCTGGTCGCGACCAAGGGGCGAGCGAGCTACCTGGGTGAGCGGTCCGCCGGGCACCTCGACCCCGGCGCCCGCTCGACCGAGCTCCTCCTGCGCGCCGCCGCACAGGCCGCGGGGTGA
- a CDS encoding MDR family MFS transporter: MAIAAPDAPAADKPLVVLTPRTVWLIFGALLASMFMSSLDQSIVGTAMPTIVGELNGVEHQGWVITAYILAIAIVMPLYGKFGDLWGRRWPFLVAIALFTVASAGAGFAGTFGELVFWRGVQGLGGGGLMILSQAIIADIVPAKERGKYMGPMGALFGISAVIGPLLGGLFTQHADWRWCFWINIPIGLAAFLVAWFTLKLPSHRSGKKIDVAGIFFMVVATSGLVLATSWESVSGSRGYDWSDPALLGLVIGTLVSIAAFIMVELRAQEPLLPLRLFKNPTFTIATAIGLILGMGMFAALAFLPTFLQMSTGAGVTESGFLLLPMMAGVMITAIGSGLAITKSGRYKKYPVIGLAVTTAGIAWLTQLTGDMSMWLFGAMIFVVGAGMGLVMQTVVLAVQNSVDPHEIGTATSTNNFFREIGAAVGTALFSTMFTSKLADNLSEVLAGTPAGGGVDASSLTPAAVQALPEPVKTGVIDAFTNALAPSFWYLVPVVAVGFVISLFLREVTLSDMAGMVARGEAVAAPPRAAAPAPEGDTAVVEEPSGGRAHDGGADVEPPTRR; encoded by the coding sequence ATGGCCATCGCAGCACCTGACGCGCCGGCGGCCGACAAGCCCTTGGTCGTCCTGACCCCCAGGACGGTCTGGCTCATCTTCGGCGCCCTCCTGGCGAGCATGTTCATGTCGTCCCTCGACCAGTCGATCGTCGGCACCGCGATGCCCACGATCGTGGGCGAGCTCAACGGCGTCGAGCACCAGGGCTGGGTGATCACGGCCTACATCCTGGCGATCGCGATCGTCATGCCCCTGTACGGCAAGTTCGGCGACCTGTGGGGCCGGCGCTGGCCGTTCCTGGTCGCCATCGCCCTGTTCACGGTCGCCTCGGCCGGCGCCGGGTTCGCGGGCACGTTCGGCGAGCTCGTCTTCTGGCGGGGCGTGCAGGGCCTCGGCGGCGGCGGCCTGATGATCCTGTCGCAGGCGATCATCGCGGACATCGTGCCCGCCAAGGAGCGCGGCAAGTACATGGGTCCGATGGGCGCGCTGTTCGGCATCTCGGCCGTCATCGGCCCGCTGCTCGGCGGCCTGTTCACCCAGCACGCCGACTGGCGGTGGTGCTTCTGGATCAACATCCCCATCGGCCTCGCGGCGTTCCTGGTGGCCTGGTTCACCCTCAAGCTGCCCTCGCACCGCTCCGGCAAGAAGATCGACGTCGCCGGCATCTTCTTCATGGTCGTCGCCACGTCCGGCCTCGTGCTGGCCACGAGCTGGGAGAGCGTCTCCGGCAGCCGCGGCTACGACTGGTCCGACCCGGCCCTGCTCGGCCTCGTCATCGGCACGCTCGTGTCGATCGCCGCGTTCATCATGGTGGAGCTGCGCGCGCAGGAGCCCCTCCTGCCCCTGCGCCTGTTCAAGAACCCGACCTTCACGATCGCCACCGCGATCGGTCTCATCCTCGGCATGGGCATGTTCGCCGCCCTGGCGTTCCTGCCCACGTTCCTGCAGATGTCGACGGGTGCCGGCGTCACGGAGTCGGGCTTCCTGCTCCTGCCCATGATGGCCGGCGTCATGATCACCGCGATCGGCTCGGGCCTGGCGATCACCAAGTCGGGGCGCTACAAGAAGTACCCGGTGATCGGCCTGGCCGTCACCACCGCGGGCATCGCCTGGCTGACCCAGCTCACGGGCGACATGTCGATGTGGCTCTTCGGCGCCATGATCTTCGTCGTCGGCGCGGGTATGGGCCTAGTGATGCAGACGGTCGTGCTCGCCGTGCAGAACTCGGTCGACCCGCACGAGATCGGGACGGCGACGAGCACGAACAACTTCTTCCGCGAGATCGGCGCGGCGGTCGGCACGGCGCTGTTCAGCACCATGTTCACGTCCAAGCTGGCGGACAACCTCTCGGAGGTCCTCGCCGGGACGCCCGCCGGTGGCGGGGTGGACGCCTCCAGCCTGACCCCTGCCGCGGTCCAGGCGCTGCCCGAGCCGGTCAAGACTGGGGTGATCGACGCGTTCACCAACGCGCTCGCGCCGTCGTTCTGGTACCTGGTGCCGGTGGTCGCCGTCGGCTTCGTCATCTCGCTCTTCCTGCGCGAGGTCACGCTCTCCGACATGGCCGGCATGGTCGCCCGGGGAGAGGCCGTCGCGGCACCCCCGCGTGCGGCCGCCCCGGCCCCCGAGGGCGACACGGCGGTCGTCGAGGAGCCGTCGGGCGGCCGTGCTCACGACGGCGGCGCCGACGTCGAGCCGCCGACCCGCCGGTAA
- the ndk gene encoding nucleoside-diphosphate kinase yields the protein MTDAPTTQRTLVLVKPDGVRRGLAGEIVRRIEAKGYTLVAVDLRVADEALLAEHYAEHAGKPFVGPLMDFMRSGPVLAVVAEGHRVIEGFRSLAGATDPTVAAPGTIRGDLGRDWGLKVIQNLVHGSDSEESAAREIALWFPGL from the coding sequence ATGACTGATGCACCCACCACGCAGCGCACCCTCGTCCTGGTCAAGCCCGACGGTGTCCGTCGCGGCCTGGCCGGTGAGATCGTGCGTCGCATCGAGGCCAAGGGCTACACCCTCGTCGCGGTCGACCTCCGGGTGGCCGACGAGGCCCTGCTGGCGGAGCACTACGCCGAGCACGCGGGCAAGCCGTTCGTCGGCCCGCTCATGGACTTCATGCGCTCCGGGCCCGTCCTCGCGGTGGTGGCCGAGGGCCACCGCGTCATCGAGGGCTTCCGCTCGCTGGCCGGCGCGACCGACCCGACCGTCGCGGCGCCCGGCACCATCCGCGGTGACCTGGGGCGGGACTGGGGCCTGAAGGTCATCCAGAACCTGGTGCACGGCTCGGACTCCGAGGAGTCGGCAGCCCGTGAGATCGCCCTCTGGTTCCCCGGTCTGTAG
- the dhaM gene encoding dihydroxyacetone kinase phosphoryl donor subunit DhaM codes for MTSPDARRFAPVALVLVSHSRALAQGAAELAGQMAPDVLLVSAGGTDDGGLGTSYETIESALVEATRDGRSAVVLTDLGSAVLTTESVLELADDDVTSRVRLADAPFVEGAVAAAVTANGGADVATVLASAQHAGTTFAAPAEEPAPAPAPGPVEAGVRGTAVLRNPLGLHARPAAVLARMVAGYDARVTVNGANAASVLELMKLGVTQGAALAIEADGPEALEALAAVVAAVEGGFGEV; via the coding sequence GTGACCTCGCCCGACGCGCGCCGGTTCGCGCCCGTCGCGCTCGTCCTGGTCTCCCACTCGCGCGCGCTCGCGCAGGGAGCGGCCGAGCTCGCCGGCCAGATGGCGCCGGACGTGCTGCTGGTGAGCGCGGGCGGCACGGACGACGGCGGCCTCGGGACCAGCTACGAGACGATCGAGTCGGCCCTCGTCGAGGCGACGCGGGACGGCCGCTCGGCCGTCGTGCTGACCGACCTCGGGTCGGCGGTCCTCACCACGGAGTCGGTGCTCGAGCTGGCCGACGACGACGTCACCTCGCGGGTGCGGCTCGCGGACGCGCCGTTCGTCGAGGGGGCCGTCGCGGCGGCGGTCACGGCGAACGGGGGAGCGGACGTGGCGACGGTCCTGGCGTCGGCGCAGCACGCGGGGACGACGTTCGCGGCGCCCGCCGAGGAGCCGGCGCCGGCGCCCGCGCCCGGGCCGGTCGAGGCCGGCGTCCGTGGCACCGCCGTCCTGCGCAACCCGCTCGGGCTGCACGCGCGGCCGGCTGCGGTGCTCGCGCGGATGGTCGCCGGCTACGACGCGCGGGTCACGGTGAACGGTGCGAACGCCGCCAGCGTCCTGGAGCTGATGAAGCTCGGCGTCACGCAGGGTGCCGCGCTGGCGATCGAGGCGGACGGCCCCGAGGCCCTCGAGGCGCTCGCCGCCGTCGTCGCGGCGGTCGAGGGGGGCTTCGGGGAGGTCTGA